Proteins encoded within one genomic window of Oryza glaberrima chromosome 12, OglaRS2, whole genome shotgun sequence:
- the LOC127756666 gene encoding protein IQ-DOMAIN 19-like, which translates to MGKAGRWLRSFLTGDKKDRKGKDGGQPPPPPSPAPPSAKEKRRWSFRRPPAQATTNTSSLCFSDVHAVSPAPEAESSAAADVAEENEAAAAAAVRIQAAFRSYLARKALCALRGMVKLQAMVRGQLVRRQASTTLRRMQALVAAQRRARAERLRLLDDDKDKHARSPRPPTTTSRRSSPQHHRSRKPLEVVDRGSEENVRVVEVDNGGGGGGAARGCGRRSTCGAAAKGELYQKVSPTPSALTEASARTMSGRLDDYSFSAAASEASGRHHRVPAAAVAGGDHAAALQQLFPKNYMSNTESSRAKARSQSAPRQRHDQPISAAASPSPSPSCGEWTTTPGDRRRRASLDPRDLAAPASAAGVGVGARMERCASQARASASASAACPWAVRMDRSTASLAGGSDGGSSAATAVTAATAARVTS; encoded by the exons ATGGGGAAGGCGGGTAGGTGGCTCAGAAGCTTCCTGACCGGCGACAAGAAGGACAGGAAGGGCAAGGACGgcggccagccgccgccgccgccgtcaccggcgccgccgtctgccAAGGAGAAGCGGCGGTGGAGCTTCCGGAGGCCGCCGGCGCAGGCCACCACCAACACATCGTCGCTCTGCTTCTCCGACGTGCACGccgtctcgccggcgccggaggcggagaGCTCGGCCGCCGCTGACGTCGCCGAGGAGAacgaggccgccgcggccgcggcggtcaGGATTCAGGCGGCGTTCCGATCCTACCTG GCGAGGAAGGCGCTGTGCGCGCTGAGAGGGATGGTGAAGCTGCAGGCGATGGTGAGGGGGCAGCTGGTGCGGCGCCAGGCGAGCACGACGCTGCGCCGCATGCAGGCGCTCGTCGCCGCGCagaggcgcgcgcgcgccgagcggctgcgcctcctcgacgacgacaaGGACAAGcacgcgcgctcgccgcggccgccgacgacgaccagccgccgctcgtcgccgcaaCACCACCGATCACGGAAGCCACTG GAGGTGGTGGATAGGGGATCGGAGGAGAACGTGAGGGTCGTCGAGGTggacaatggcggcggcggcggcggcgcggcgagggggtGCGGGAGGCGCAGCacgtgcggcgcggcggcgaagggcgaGCTCTACCAGAAGgtgtcgccgacgccgtcggcgTTGACGGAGGCGAGCGCGCGGACAATGAGCGGCCGGCTCGACGACTActccttctccgccgcggcgtccgaGGCCAGCGGGCGCCACCACCGCGTTCCAGCAGCCgcagtcgccggcggcgaccacgcggcggcgctgcagcaGCTGTTCCCGAAGAACTACATGTCGAACACGGAGTCGTCGCGCGCCAAGGCGCGGTCCCAGAGCGCGCCGAGGCAGCGGCACGACCAGCCGATCagcgccgctgcctcgccgtccccttcgccgtcgtgcggcgagtggacgacgacgccgggcgACCGCCGGCGCAGGGCGTCGCTGGACCCGCGTGacctcgccgcccccgcctccgccgccggcgtcggcgtcggcgcgcgcATGGAGCGGTGCGCGTCGCAGGCgcgcgccagcgccagcgcgaGCGCGGCGTGCCCGTGGGCAGTGAGGATGGACAGGTCGACGGcgtcgctcgccggcggcagcgacggcggctcgtccgccgccaccgcggtgaccgcggccacggcggcgcgcgtgaCAAGCTGA
- the LOC127756665 gene encoding protein ROOT HAIR DEFECTIVE 3 homolog 1 yields the protein MDEAAAAEAVQLIDGEGEFAADSAERFMAAAGVAGCGLSYAVVSIMGPQSSGKSTLLNQLFGTNFREMDAFRGRSQTTKGIWIARCVGVEPCTVVMDLEGTDGRERGEDDTAFEKQSSLFALAISDIVLINMWCHDIGREQAANKPLLKTVFQVMMRLFSPRKTTLLFVIRDKTRTPLEHLEPVLREDIQKIWNSVAKPEAHKDTPISEFFNVQVTALPSFEEKEEQFREQVQQLRQRFSNSIAPGGLAGDRRGVIPASGFLFSSQQIWKVIRENKDLDLPAHKVMVATVRCDEIAHEKFSCLTSDAEWMELESDVQSGPVPGFGKKLGYIVDVHMQEYDKEAIYFDEAVRTAKRQLLKSRVLNLVQPAFQKMLAHLRTRALEKYKTELNLTLESGKGFAAAVRDTTESNLNEFDQGCADAVIEQADWDYSKILEKVRRDVEDHTLSIREGKLSELTNHAKEKLRKALVEPVESLFDAAGPSTWASIRNLFKRETEAILPEFQKNLAGFEMESATSEGMVSKLRDYARSIVENKAKEEAGKVLMHMKERFTTVFSHDKDSIPRVWTGKEDVRAIAKDARSAALKLLSVLAAIRWDEKPDKIEKILTSTLLDGSVTSKSKGASASSDPLASTTWEEVSPKYTLITPSQCKSLWKQFKAETEFAITQAVSTQQAHKRGNGRLPPPWAMVAIAVLGFNEIMTLLRNPIYLFLLFVGYLLVKALAVQLDINREFQNGVVPGIISVTAKLIPTLQNILNKVATEQQQQQGHHQDAAAEAPQQQQPPPLLLSPRSPMSELRRPLHMPFSPVRKAVSPSPSSSSSTVTSPRNAGEDQKPRQMVQPDNESNNAYSIV from the exons atggacgaggcggcggcggcggaggcggtgcagCTGATCGACGGCGAGGGGGAGTTCGCGGCCGACTCCGCGGAGCGCTTCATGGCGGCCGCGGGCGTCGCCGGCTGCGGCCTCTCCTACGCCGTCGTCTCCATCATGGGACCCCAGAGCAGCG GAAAGAGTACGTTGCTGAACCAACTCTTTGGAACTAATTTTAGGGAGATGGATGCGTTCAGGGGAAG GAGTCAAACTACCAAAGGTATCTGGATAGCACGATGTGTTGGTGTTGAGCCGTGTACTGTTGTGATGGATTTGGAGGGTACTGAtggaagagaaagaggagag GACGACACTGCATTTGAGAAGCAAAGTTCGTTGTTTGCTCTTGCAATTTCAGACATAGTTCTAATTAACAT GTGGTGCCATGATATTGGCCGGGAACAAGCTGCCAATAAGCCTCTTCTAAAAACAGTATTTCAG GTCATGATGCGTTTGTTCAGTCCCCGAAAGACAACACTATTATTTGTTATACGTGATAAAACCAGG ACTCCACTTGAGCATCTAGAACCAGTTCTGAGGGAGGATATTCAAAAG ATATGGAACTCTGTTGCTAAGCCAGAGGCGCACAAAGACACCCCTATCAGTGAATTTTTCAAT GTGCAAGTCACTGCATTGCCCagttttgaagaaaaagaagaacaattCAGAGAGCAG GTTCAACAACTTAGGCAGAGATTTTCAAATTCAATTGCACCAGGAGGTCTTGCAGGTGATAGAAGAGGAGTGATTCCTGCTTCAGGATTTTTGTTTAGTTCACAACAGATTTGGAAAGTTATACGAGAGAATAAGGATCTTGACCTACCTGCTCACAAG GTAATGGTTGCTACAGTTCGATGTGATGAAATTGCACACGAAAAGTTTTCCTGCCTAACCTCAGATGCA GAATGGATGGAATTGGAGAGTGATGTGCAGTCAGGTCCAGTACCTggttttggaaaaaaacttgGCTATATTGTGGACGTCCACATGCAAGA GTATGACAAAGAAGCCATCTATTTCGATGAAGCTGTTAGGACAGCAAAACGACAACTGCTGAAATCCAGAGTACTGAAT CTTGTCCAACCCGCATTCCAGAAAATGTTGGCTCACCTGCGTACGAGGGCtcttgaaaaatataaaactgaACTTAATCTTACTTTGGAGAGTGGAAAAGGTTTTGCAGCAGCTGTTCGAGACACTACTGAATCCAATCTCAACGAATTTGATCAAGGGTGTGCAG ATGCTGTAATCGAGCAGGCAGACTGGGACTACTCTAAAATACTAGAGAAGGTTCGGCGCGATGTTGAAGACCACACACTTTCAATTCGTGAAGGCAAGCTATCAGAATTGACAAATCATGCTAAG GAGAAACTAAGAAAAGCACTAGTTGAACCTGTAGAGTCTCTTTTCGATGCTGCAGGCCCTTCAACCTGGGCATCAATAAGAAACCTTTTTAAACGAGAAACGGAGGCTATCCTGCCAGAGTTTCAGAAAAACCTTGCTGGGTTTGAAATGGAAAGTGCAACGTCAGAAGGAATGGTATCAAAATTAAGGGATTATGCCAGAAGTATCGTAGAAAATAAAGCTAAAGAAGAAGCTGGCAAAGTTTTGATGCATATGAAGGAGAG GTTTACAACGGTTTTCAGTCATGACAAGGATTCAATTCCGAGGGTCTGGACAGGGAAGGAAGATGTCCGTGCAATAGCAAAGGATGCTCGATCTGCT GCTCTCAAACTTCTTTCTGTATTGGCTGCCATTCGCTGGGATGAGAAACCGGATAAGATCGAAAAAATCCTCACTTCCACACTCCTAGATGGTTCTGTTACATCGAAGTCGAAGGGTGCAAGTGCTTCTAGTGATCCACTTGCTTCAACTACTTGGGAAGAA GTTTCTCCAAAGTATACCCTCATCACTCCTTCTCAATGCAAGTCACTGTGGAAGCAGTTCAAAGCAGAAACTGAGTTCGCCATTACACAAGCGGTTTCCACGCAG CAAGCTCACAAGCGCGGCAATGGTAGGCTGCCTCCTCCTTGGGCCATGGTGGCAATTGCAGTTCTTGGGTTTAATGAGATCATGACGCTTCTTAG GAATCCCATATATCTATTCTTGCTATTTGTGGGTTATTTGCTGGTCAAAGCTTTAGCAGTGCAGCTAGATATCAACAGAGAATTCCAAAATGGCGTG GTTCCTGGGATCATCTCTGTTACAGCAAAACTAATCCCCACACTACAGAACATTCTAAACAAAGTTGCAACAgagcaacaacaacagcaaGGGCATCACCAAgatgctgctgcagaagctccaCAGCAACAGCAGCCACCTCCTCTACTCCTGAGCCCCAGAAGCCCAATGAGCGAACTGCGGAGGCCGCTGCACATGCCATTCAGCCCGGTGCGCAAGGCGGTATCGCCTTCGCCATCCTCATCGTCTTCCACCGTTACATCGCCCAGGAACGCTGGTGAAGACCAGAAGCCCAGGCAAATGGTACAGCCTGACAATGAATCCAACAATGCTTACTCTATAGTTTGA
- the LOC127757677 gene encoding serine/threonine-protein kinase Nek2 — protein sequence MDQYEVLEQIGKGAFGSALLVRHKLEKKKYVLKKIRLARQTDRTRRSAHQEMQLIATVRNPFIVEYKDSWVEKGCYVCIVIGYCEGGDMAEAIKRANGTYFSEEKLCKWLVQLLMALDYLHANHILHRDVKCSNIFIARDQSIRLGDFGLAKILTSDDLASSVVGTPSYMCPELLADIPYGTKSDIWSLGCCIYEMTALRPAFKAFDMQALINKITKSIVSPLPTKYSGAFRGLIKSMLRKSPEHRPSAAQLLKHPQLQPYVLQVQLKSSPTRNILPIHQSLTDKVKKMTFPSDVVDSARRRMARRNSLGNERTVTFSKPSPERNSVSSTRSIKEYTTTQSVKELSVDSSEAGDEVTSKAIITKTSSILRTPKSLPAKTYTARNQLEPPKTSYTRTYRSELPSKTTPNKIARPARRASLPLSTYETPTKRSISILEQLDSPDVSVNAPRIDRIAEFPLASSEDPLLPIHNKLSPGHGSCSTPPFINRSITKDKCTIQVLRTDGDNGSDSSGRNATAASSRGSNDSRQQRFDTSSFQQRAEALEGLLEFSAQLLQQERYEELGILLKPFGPEKASPRETAIWLTKSFKETAS from the exons ATGGATCAGTATGAGGTGCTGGAGCAGATTGGGAAAGGGGCGTTTGGCTCGGCGTTGTTGGTGAGGCACaagctggagaagaagaa GTATGTGCTGAAGAAGATTCGGCTTGCGCGGCAGACCGACCGCACCCGCCGCTCTGCGCACCAGGAG ATGCAGCTTATTGCGACGGTCAGGAATCCGTTTATCGTGGAGTACAAAGATTCATGGGTGGAGAAG GGTTGCTATGTCTGCATTGTTATAGGATATTGTGAGGGAGGAGACAT GGCTGAAGCTATTAAAAGAGCTAATGGTACATATTTCTCTGAGGAG aagctTTGCAAATGGCTTGTGCAACTTCTCATGGCTCTAGATTATTTACATGCAAACCACATTCTTCACCGAGATGTCAAG TGCTCCAATATTTTCATTGCCAGGGACCAaagtataagacttg GTGACTTTGGGCTTGCAAAAATATTGACTTCTGATGATCTGGCATCTTCT GTAGTAGGAACACCAAGTTACATGTGTCCAGAACTTCTTGCTGATATACCATATGGTACCAAGTCAGATATTTGGTCTCTAG GATGTTGTATATATGAAATGACCGCGCTCAGGCCTGCATTTAAAGCTTTT GACATGCAAGCGCTGATTAACAAGATCACGAAATCAATAGTCTCACCATTACCCACTAAATATTCTGGTGCCTT TAGGGGACTTATTAAGAGCATGCTGCGGAAAAGTCCAGAGCACAGACCTAGT GCTGCACAGCTACTCAAGCATCCACAACTTCAGCCTTATGTGCTGCAAGTCCAATTGAAATCTAGTCCTACTCGCAACATACTTCCAATCCATCAATCTTTGACTGACAAAGTTAAGAAGATGACATTTCCTAGTGACGTGGTTGATTCTGCACGCAGAAGAATGGCCAGGAGGAACTCTCTGGGAAATGAGAGGACTGTGACATTTAGCAAGCCATCTCCGGAACGGAATTCAGTTAGCTCTACACGGAGCATCAAAGAATACACAACCACCCAGAGTGTCAAAGAGCTCTCTGTTGACAGTAGTGAGGCTGGGGATGAGGTTACCAGTAAAGCCATCATAACAAAGACATCAAGCATCCTAAGGACGCCCAAGAGCTTGCCAGCCAAGACTTATACAGCTAGAAATCAGCTTGAACCTCCCAAAACATCGTATACCAGAACATACCGCTCTGAG CTGCCCTCAAAAACAACTCCAAACAAAATCGCCCGACCAGCAAGAAGAGCATCACTCCCGCTGTCAACATATGAAACACCCACCAAGCGCAGCATCAGCATTCTGGAACAACTAGACTCCCCTGACGTCTCTGTGAATGCCCCTCGAATCGACAGAATTGCGGAATTCCCACTGGCATCGTCTGAGGACCCCTTGCTCCCCATCCACAACAAGCTCTCTCCTGGCCATGGCTCATGTTCCACTCCTCCCTTTATCAACCGGTCAATCACCAAGGACAAATGCACGATCCAGGTGTTACGCACCGATGGGGACAACGGAAGCGACTCCTCAGGCCGCAACGCCACTGCTGCCTCGAGCCGCGGATCCAACGACTCCAGGCAGCAGCGGTTCGACACCTCGTCGTTCCAGCAGCGTGCCGAGGCATTGGAAGGGCTGCTGGAGTTCAGCGCGCAGCTGCTGCAGCAGGAGAGGTATGAGGAGCTGGGCATTCTGCTGAAGCCATTCGGACCGGAGAAAGCGTCTCCCAGGGAGACGGCCATCTGGCTCACAAAGAGCTTCAAGGAGACGGCATCGTAG